A genomic window from Variovorax paradoxus includes:
- a CDS encoding 8-oxoguanine deaminase encodes MNTSTAFPSTHPLRIVRHADVLVTMDAARREIADGAVVMQGPAIAWVGATAELPAAYLDALRSGQAEAIDMHGHVVMPGLVNTHHHMYQSLTRAVPEAQDAELFGWLTNLYLLWARLTPEMIRVSTQTAMAELMLSGCTTTSDHLYLFPNGSKLDDSIEAADAMGMRFHAARGSMSVGRSAGGLPPDEVVETEEAILRDSERLIGRWHDASRHSMRRIVLAPCSPFSVSRDLMRLSAELARERGVSLHTHLAENDNDVAYSREKFGMTPAEYAEDLGWVGRDVWHAHCVKLDEAGIALFGRTGTGVAHCPCSNMRLASGIAPIGAMRRAGVPVGLGVDGSASNDGAHMLGEARQAMLLQRVGYGPAAMTAREALEIATLGGARVLGRDDIGAIAPGMSADIVAFDMRGVAHAGAGHDPVAALVFCTPGSVSLSVINGAVRIRDGGFTGLELAPLLARHRDLARTLYDGARHPHTA; translated from the coding sequence ATGAACACATCCACCGCCTTCCCCTCGACGCACCCGCTGCGCATCGTCCGGCACGCCGACGTGCTGGTCACCATGGACGCCGCGCGGCGCGAGATCGCCGATGGCGCGGTGGTGATGCAAGGGCCCGCCATTGCCTGGGTGGGCGCGACGGCAGAGCTGCCGGCGGCGTACCTCGACGCCCTGCGCAGCGGCCAGGCCGAGGCCATCGACATGCACGGCCATGTGGTGATGCCGGGCCTGGTCAACACGCACCACCACATGTACCAGAGCCTCACGCGTGCCGTGCCCGAGGCGCAAGACGCCGAGCTGTTCGGCTGGCTCACCAATCTGTACCTGCTGTGGGCGCGCCTCACGCCCGAGATGATTCGCGTGTCGACGCAGACCGCGATGGCCGAGCTGATGCTCTCCGGCTGCACCACCACCAGCGACCACCTCTACCTGTTTCCCAACGGCTCGAAGCTCGACGATTCGATCGAGGCGGCCGATGCGATGGGCATGCGCTTTCACGCGGCGCGCGGCAGCATGAGCGTGGGCCGCAGCGCAGGCGGCCTGCCGCCCGACGAGGTGGTGGAAACGGAAGAAGCCATCCTGCGCGACAGCGAACGCCTCATCGGCCGCTGGCACGACGCCTCGCGCCACTCGATGCGCCGCATCGTGCTCGCGCCGTGTTCGCCGTTCTCGGTGTCACGCGACCTGATGCGGCTTTCGGCCGAGCTGGCGCGCGAGCGCGGCGTGTCGCTGCACACGCACCTGGCCGAGAACGACAACGACGTGGCGTACTCGCGCGAAAAGTTCGGCATGACGCCGGCCGAGTACGCCGAAGACCTGGGCTGGGTTGGCCGCGACGTGTGGCACGCGCACTGCGTGAAGCTCGACGAAGCCGGCATCGCGCTGTTCGGCCGCACCGGCACGGGTGTGGCGCACTGCCCCTGCTCCAACATGCGGCTGGCCTCGGGCATTGCGCCCATCGGCGCGATGCGCCGCGCGGGCGTGCCCGTGGGGCTGGGCGTGGACGGCAGCGCGTCGAACGACGGCGCGCACATGCTGGGCGAAGCACGGCAGGCCATGTTGCTGCAGCGCGTGGGCTACGGCCCGGCGGCGATGACGGCGCGCGAGGCGCTGGAAATTGCCACGCTGGGCGGCGCGCGCGTGCTGGGGCGCGACGACATCGGCGCCATCGCGCCGGGCATGTCGGCGGACATCGTGGCCTTCGACATGCGCGGCGTGGCGCACGCGGGCGCGGGGCACGACCCGGTGGCTGCGCTGGTGTTCTGCACGCCGGGTTCGGTGTCGCTGAGCGTGATCAACGGGGCGGTCCGCATCCGCGACGGCGGCTTTACCGGGCTGGAGCTGGCTCCGCTGCTGGCAAGGCATCGCGACCTTGCGCGCACGCTCTACGACGGCGCGCGACACCCGCACACGGCCTGA
- a CDS encoding lipoxygenase family protein — MKRRDILKWSASAGGLGLLAGKPSIASAALPVLKPTLPQKIDPISATLRRLELVGRQATYLWTESHINLAGVPMGAAVPATELPALEHQLKTIAKALEAVTNFAASFATSALASGSLQSLDNLRTRLAGLQASFDQLLAANGGLATLPATVLNLLGTLTGTAGDIATQLKQIHHDLLSQGPLGALNGPKTVAQYDALFVTIEKPAISQLLHDNDLFAAMRVSGPNPMLIQRATALPAKFPLGDAQYRQVMGAGDSLADAAASGRLYLLDYEGLGDMAPAGPQVKPLTGTAYIHAPLALFARPKTGRSLVPVAIQCGQDPTLSPIFLRVDDTANAEAYWAWQSAKTAVQVADFNYHEMFVHLGRTHLMSEAFTMATQRQFATAHPLSRLLSPHLEGAMFINEFATLIIMAPLTTGDVILTAPIETLQQQCGRDRLAYDFYDRMMLPNDLRTRGVDDTAALPDYPYRDDALLVWNAIAQWVGDYVATYYLSDADVTGDYELKAWATELATSGKVHGFRPITTRAQLIDVLTAIIFNASAQHAAVNFPQYSVMTYAPFSAGAGGVPAPTSSAGQNEASWSQMLPSRLAAQEQILLFHILGGVYYRPLGEYKDNVFPHLPVLLDPAIAGQGGPLERFRNALVGIEATIRQRNTTRTRPYEHLLPSRIPSSTNI; from the coding sequence ATGAAGCGCAGAGACATCCTCAAATGGTCCGCCTCGGCGGGCGGCCTCGGCCTGCTGGCCGGCAAACCCTCCATCGCATCGGCAGCCCTGCCGGTGCTCAAGCCCACGCTGCCGCAGAAGATCGACCCGATCAGCGCCACGCTGCGGCGGCTCGAGCTGGTGGGGCGGCAGGCGACTTACCTCTGGACCGAATCGCACATCAACCTGGCCGGCGTGCCGATGGGCGCGGCGGTGCCGGCGACCGAACTGCCGGCGCTCGAGCACCAGCTCAAGACCATCGCGAAGGCCCTGGAGGCCGTCACCAATTTCGCGGCCTCGTTCGCCACCAGCGCGCTGGCCTCGGGCAGCCTGCAGTCGCTCGACAACCTGCGCACGCGCCTGGCCGGCCTGCAGGCCAGCTTCGACCAGCTGCTGGCGGCCAACGGCGGACTGGCGACTCTGCCGGCAACGGTGCTGAACCTGCTGGGCACGCTCACGGGCACGGCGGGCGACATCGCCACGCAGCTCAAGCAGATTCACCACGACCTGCTGTCGCAAGGCCCGCTGGGCGCGCTGAACGGACCGAAGACGGTGGCGCAGTACGACGCGCTGTTCGTCACCATCGAGAAGCCGGCCATCTCGCAGCTGCTGCACGACAACGACCTGTTCGCTGCCATGCGCGTGTCCGGGCCCAACCCGATGCTGATCCAGCGTGCGACGGCGCTGCCGGCGAAGTTTCCGCTGGGCGACGCACAGTACCGGCAGGTGATGGGCGCCGGCGACAGCCTTGCCGATGCGGCCGCCTCAGGCCGGCTCTACCTGCTCGACTACGAAGGCCTGGGAGACATGGCGCCGGCTGGCCCGCAGGTCAAGCCTCTCACGGGCACCGCCTACATCCACGCGCCGCTCGCACTGTTCGCGCGGCCGAAGACCGGCCGCTCGCTGGTGCCGGTCGCGATCCAGTGCGGGCAAGACCCGACGCTGAGCCCGATCTTCCTGCGCGTGGACGACACCGCCAACGCCGAGGCCTACTGGGCCTGGCAATCGGCCAAGACCGCGGTGCAGGTGGCTGACTTCAACTACCACGAGATGTTCGTGCACCTGGGCCGCACGCACCTGATGTCGGAGGCCTTCACGATGGCCACGCAGCGCCAGTTCGCGACCGCGCATCCGCTGAGCCGGCTGCTGTCGCCGCACCTGGAGGGCGCGATGTTCATCAACGAGTTCGCGACGCTGATCATCATGGCGCCGCTGACCACGGGCGACGTGATCCTCACCGCGCCCATCGAGACGCTGCAGCAGCAGTGCGGGCGCGACCGGCTGGCCTACGACTTCTACGACCGCATGATGCTGCCCAACGACCTGCGCACGCGCGGCGTGGACGACACGGCGGCGCTGCCCGACTACCCGTACCGCGACGACGCGCTGCTGGTGTGGAACGCCATCGCGCAATGGGTCGGCGACTACGTGGCCACCTACTACCTGAGCGACGCCGACGTGACCGGCGACTACGAGCTCAAGGCCTGGGCCACCGAGCTCGCGACCAGCGGCAAGGTGCACGGCTTTCGGCCGATCACCACGCGCGCACAGCTCATCGACGTGCTGACCGCGATCATCTTCAACGCCAGCGCGCAGCATGCGGCGGTGAACTTCCCGCAGTACTCTGTGATGACCTATGCGCCCTTCAGCGCAGGAGCAGGTGGCGTGCCGGCACCGACGAGCAGTGCGGGCCAGAACGAGGCGAGCTGGTCGCAGATGCTGCCTTCGCGGCTGGCGGCGCAGGAGCAGATCCTGCTGTTCCACATCCTCGGCGGCGTGTACTACCGACCGCTGGGCGAGTACAAGGACAACGTGTTCCCGCATCTGCCGGTGCTGCTCGACCCGGCAATCGCCGGGCAAGGCGGTCCGCTGGAGCGCTTTCGCAACGCGCTCGTAGGCATCGAAGCCACCATCCGCCAGCGCAACACCACGCGCACGCGGCCCTACGAGCACCTGCTGCCGAGCCGCATCCCTTCGAGCACGAACATCTGA